ATGTTGATTTAATAGTAGGAGAGCATGTCACAGAGATCATCCCAAAACTCGTCAATAGATTTTCTGAGATTAAGACAGAAAATGTCCAGGTAGTTGCCCACTCTCAATCTCATCAACTTCATCCTGAGTATAAAGATATCGTCGGAGGAGTTGTTAAATCAATAAAAATAGTTCAATCCAATACTGAAACCAGATTTAAATACGGATTGAAATGGTATGGAAATTCTTTTTCTAATATATTAAGTCTAAAAAAGCTTTCAGGAGTAGAAAGTCTTTTCAATAAATTCAAAGGTATACCCGCAATCATTATCTCTTCTGGGCCCTCTCTGGATAAAAACATCAAATATCTAAAAAATATTAAAAAGGGAGCAGCAATATTGATCTCGGTAGATACCGGCTTAAAATGTCTCCTTTCCCATAATATAAAGCCGGACTTTGTAACCTCCATCGACTGTCAAGGCATCACAAAAATTTTTTTTACAGAGACTGATCTCAATGATATCTATCTCATATCTCCTTTTAGAATACCCCCTTCAGTAATTAAACAGTTTAATGGAAGAACGATCTTCTGTGATGATAAGGAGCTTAATCTATGGAAGGAGTTTAGAAAATACATGGGGAATCTTGGTGATGTCAACATAGGGGGGACAGTAGCTATATTTACTTTTGACCTTGTCAGGAAATTAGGATGCCAGCCTATTATATTCTTAGGTCAGGATCTATCATTTCCTCAAGACAGATACTATGCATTAGGTAGTTATAAAGATGATTCGTGGATTGAGGAAATCGGCAAAACGCTAACCATTGAAGCCAAGCACAAAGAACTTATAAATAAAATGGATATAATCAATTCAAAAAATATTTTTAATAGCACAATTAAGACATCAAAAACTATGCTCAACTGGTTAACATGGTTTGAAGTAGAAATTAGAAAGACAAAGGCGAAGTGTATAAATGCTTCTGAAGAAGGTATTTTTCAAAAGGACATGATAATATTGCCTTTTAAAGAAGTATATTTTCGATACATTAAAGATCAGAACAGTCGAAACAGAGATTGGAAAAAGATAATATTGGATATTCCGAGTATCGATTTAACTGGTTTAGACAAGGATCTCATGCCTGTAAGTTATAAATTAGAAAAAATAATTCAAATATGTGAAGAAATAACTGATAAGTGCTGCCTGCTTCTAAAGGCCTTATCATCTCAAAATAATAACGAATTAAATATGATTCATGAAAAAATAAAAGAGTTATGTAAGAGGCTTGGTAAAGAAGAAAATTTCTCTAACCACTTTAGACTTATCTATTTGATATTTAGAAGAAATTTCAATTTAGATTATAAAAATAAGATGCATGGAGATCCAAGGTATCGATATATATCAAGCATTGAGCTGGAAGCTAGAAGTATATTAGAAGCGTGTAAATTTATCAGAGCCAAATTAATAAAAGAGAAAAGAGATTATAAACAAAAAGAATTTTTTGGGACTGTCAGCTAGATAATTACATATATGCCTACCTTAACATCAACTCAATAAAAGAATAATACTCGATCAAAATTTTTCACAATAGAATATTTTTTATCTTTATTGACTCAGTAATTTTTATAATTTATCGATTATCTGATGCAACATTCTTTTTAAGTTGAGGAAATATATAATGACGTGTTGTATATTTCCCATCTGAGAGGATAAGTTGTTTGGCTAACATTTTTTTCGTATTTATAACTAATGGCCCTTGTAAATTTGCAGTCATTTTGGAAGGGTCTTTAGGAATTGAAATGATAACCATAACTAATGAATCTTTCTCATCAAAGATGTCCAAACAGGCCACTTCACTTTTCGGTATATTAATATGGTAATTCGGTTCAAATATTATAGGGTTCATAATAACAAAGGCTAGACTGGGATCATCAAGAGACTGCAACCATTTTAAAGGGGTATCTTTATGGTTCATGATAAAGAATCTCTTTTGATTAGGAAAACCAAGAATGCCTTCAGGCATCTTAATTATTTTTTCTTCTTCTATTTCTATATCACCAAATCTTGCTGTCTTAACAATCATCCCTTATATCCTTTACTTTCTTTTTAATAATCGAGATAATATATTAAAATTATTTGGTGTTAGAGAGGCTGCAAGGATATTTTCATCCTTTATCCTCTCAAATACCTCTTCTCTATGGACAATCGTCTCTGGTGGTGCTTCAATACCTATTTTAACCTGACATCCTTTAATCTCTAGTACGGTGATCTTTATTTCTTCACCAATTATAATGCTTTCTTCTAACTTCCTTGTTAAAACTAACATTGTCACCCTCCATGGCTGAACGAGAAGTCTTAAACTAATCTAAAAAATCCAAGAGAGATATGCCTGCTATTTGGCTCGCTGCACTTAAAGAAGCCCTGAACACATCCTGTTGAGATGTAAGTTGAGTAATGACATCAACAAGATCAGCATCCTCTCTCTTAGACAACAAATCAGTAATGTTGAGTTTAAAGCTGTCAAAATTTGTAAGGGTTGATTCTAATCTGTTTACCCTTGCCCCAACATCTGCCCTTACGCTCAAAACTCTATCCAATGCCCCGTCCAGTTGATCCAATGTCCCTTGAATAGCATTGACATCATTGTTCAATAAGGCTTCTTTTAATACATCCAGACATCCAAGAACATTATGAGCCCCTTGAATACCTAAATCTTTAGCTGAAGACCCACTTCCTACCTCTGTGACTACAGCGGTAGTGCTTGAATTTGTGGAAACAACATCTAGAGATGTTCCTCCAAAACTAATCGAGGCAGAGCTATTTGTTCCTGAACTAGTAATGGAATTAATTACATCCCCAATCGTCGTAGCTGAACTGAGATCGACATCACTACTTAAAGAACCGTTTTCAATATGAATTGATGTTAATGTTAAACCATCTCCTCCTTTTAAAAGGCTTAAAGGCGTCGAGGCAGATAACTCAGGATCTAAATCATCACCGTTGAGTGTCGTTCCAGAACCATAACCTAAAATCCCTAAGTCTTTTGCAACCTGACCACTACCTACTTCCTGAACTTCCAGTCTCCTTATGGGGGAAGAGCTTGAATCTGTAAGAAGAATTCCTGTTCCCTGGCTGTTTATTGTAGCTGTAACATTCACACCAGCCAGACCATTAATATTATTGATGACATCATTGATATCCATTGTTGATGTGTCTGCAAAGGTAACCGTATCAGAATTCCCTTCCCTGTCTATTATCGTAAAGGAACCATTATTAACCCCATCTCCCCTGTTTAAATCAGATAAGGCTGTATCCCCATTGATGTCTGGATTGAGGTCTTTGGTTAAAAATTCTGAGCCCACTACATTCATGGTAACAGTAGCATTACTTCCTACCTCAATCTGTCTTGTTCCGCTATCACCGAAATAGATACCTCCGGAAGAAAAAGGAACAGTATCGGTTTTATATCCAGCGAATATATAGGTATTCCCTATTTTCGTATTCCCTATCTGTATCGCCTCCTTAAAGAGATTCTCAACTTCCACAGCAGAGGAGGCCCTCGTCTGTTGAGTGGCTGTACCTGAAGATTGCGCCACAGCAATCTCTTTTGCCCTAATGATTATATTATCTATACTATTCAAAGCCTGGTCAGTAATTCCTAGGTTTGAATTAGCCCTATTTATGTTTCGCATGTACTGGTCTGTAGCTGACAATATTGAGCGATAATTTAAAACCTCTGTCATGCCAACAGGGTCATCTGAGGGTTTATTGATCCTTTTGCCTGTTGAAAGCTGCTCTTGAAGTTTTGACAATCTTACAACATTATCATTTAAATTCTTTAGTATGGTATTTAATATAAGATTATTTGTTACTCTCAATTTAAAACTCCAATCTATCTTACCAGATTAACCAAAATATCTAACATTTCGTCTACCGTTACGATAAGCTTGGCTGCGGCTTCATATCCACTCTGAAATTTGATAAGATTGATTGCCTCCTCATCAAGCGAAACACCCGATATCTGCTCCCGGCGATTTTCCAGTTGGATAACCATAGCCTCCTTTTGTTCTTTACTAAAGGATGTTGTCGAGGCCTGAATACCAATGTCAGAAACAATAGACGCCATATAATCTTCAAAAGTACTCGTGTCATTTGATAACGTTAATGTATCTTGAAGGGCAGCGATGGCTAGGGCATTTGTATTATCACCAGGCAGGCTCGAGCTATCCTGGGCAGCCGCTATCTTTTCTACATTATTTGTGATTGTACTGTTTATGGAAATATCTCGAGCAGCATTACTGGCGCTCCTTAAAATAAATACATCTCCACTAGCAATACTTCCAGATATGCTTACAGTAATTCCCTCAAAAGTTATATTATTTCCAGATACATAAGAATTTCCAGTCGAAACCGCTACTCCATCAGTTACATTATAAATTGTAAAGGTGCTCGAATCTGTAAATCGGATCTCAAAGTTATCTCGATTTATTGTAGATTGATCGATTGAAACAGAAGATATAACACCAGAACCTGTATTATAAGAATCCTCTTGAACCGTTGAGCTAAGAGGGTCAAAGAAATTGATACCGGTAGAAGCATCTAATCCATATCCCATAGTATGTAAAATATTGACCTCGTTAATAATAGCAGCAGCCAATTGATCAAGCTTATCCATCGTATTGACTACATATGTATCTCTCATTTCTATCAATCCTGCTAGTTTACCATCTGATATTTCGCTGGTTATGTTTCCATAAGTTCCACTCCCTATATCGAGCTCGACATCATAATAGCCCGAATTATTTGCATTGGTCACCACTCTTAAATTATATGAATCTGAGCCGACAACAAGAGATTTTCCAGTACTCAGAAAAACAAAGGCTTGGTTATCTTCATTTTCTAAAAAATTTATATCAATCTTTTCAGCCAATTTGTCTAAAAGCACAGCCCTCTGATCTCTATAATCATTGGCTCTATCCCCAGTAGCCTCAGTACTATTGATTAAGCCATTAAGTTCAGCAATCTCATCTATGATTTCATTTATCTCAAGAACTTCAGCCCTAATTCTGTCATTACAATCACTTCTGAGTTGTCTTAGATTCGCATCCGTCTGAGAAAAGTTTGAAACAAGAGATAAACCCATCTGTTTAACGCTTTCCCTTTCTGGAATTCCCTGTGGATTGTTGGCAAGATCAGAAAATGCATTAAAAAAATTACTTATCGTTTCACTCATCCCTAAGCCCACCGACTCATTAAATATGAGCTCTATCTGTTCCATCATGTCATTTAGGGCTGTATATTGCCCAAGGGTCTGCCTCTGTTTCAATATTTGATTGTCAAGATAGGCATCTCTTATATTGGTTACACCTTCTATTCTTACACCTGAACCTATGAGTCCATAACCTGTGGTTACCGGAGCGGCTTGTTCAAGAACAACCCTTTGGCGAGCATAACCGGGTGTATTGACATTAGCTATATTATTTCCTGTTACCTGTATTCCTGCTTGATTTGCGTAAAGTGCTTCTCTAGCAATATTAAAGATATTAAATATTCCTGACATCTATGCCTCTTTACTAAGAATCTTATTACTAAAATGGTTTTCCCTATTAAATTTTCCTGAAGGAAGATATACAGGGTTTGGGTTTATAAGATCATTGAGTAACGTTAAATGTCCATTAATACACTCGAGTGAATCTTCAATGAACGCCTTGTTTTTCCAGTTCATTTGAGCTATATCATGAATGAGGGAAGAGAGATTCTTGCGACATCTTTTGAACTCTTCTGAAAAAGGAGACTTTACAATATCAGATATTTTTAAGAGGGTTATTCCTTCTTTTGAAATTTTTAGGTGGCCTGCAATCTTATCAATTAATGCGAGTCTCGATTCTTCCATAATTCTAAGTTTTAATATAATCGTCTCTTTCAACTTATAGCATCCTTCGATCTCTTCTAGAGATAAACGTATCATCGCATTCCTTTCTCTTCGGAGAAGGTCAAGTAACTTTCTATATTGCTCCGTTTCTTGTTTTAGAAGATCTAATAAATCAAAAAATAGTCGATTCAACTTTTCTCCTTGCTTCTAAATATTTTAAAATTATAAAAACTTAAGGGGGTTTAGTAACTCGCCATTTCTTCTTATTTCAAAGTGGAGATGAGGACCTGTACTCCTCCCAGAATCTCCAACCTGGGCTATAGGCTCTCTTTTTTTAACATATTCTCCAACATCTACTAAATTTTTAGAATTATGGG
Above is a genomic segment from Nitrospinota bacterium containing:
- a CDS encoding 6-hydroxymethylpterin diphosphokinase MptE-like protein, giving the protein VDLIVGEHVTEIIPKLVNRFSEIKTENVQVVAHSQSHQLHPEYKDIVGGVVKSIKIVQSNTETRFKYGLKWYGNSFSNILSLKKLSGVESLFNKFKGIPAIIISSGPSLDKNIKYLKNIKKGAAILISVDTGLKCLLSHNIKPDFVTSIDCQGITKIFFTETDLNDIYLISPFRIPPSVIKQFNGRTIFCDDKELNLWKEFRKYMGNLGDVNIGGTVAIFTFDLVRKLGCQPIIFLGQDLSFPQDRYYALGSYKDDSWIEEIGKTLTIEAKHKELINKMDIINSKNIFNSTIKTSKTMLNWLTWFEVEIRKTKAKCINASEEGIFQKDMIILPFKEVYFRYIKDQNSRNRDWKKIILDIPSIDLTGLDKDLMPVSYKLEKIIQICEEITDKCCLLLKALSSQNNNELNMIHEKIKELCKRLGKEENFSNHFRLIYLIFRRNFNLDYKNKMHGDPRYRYISSIELEARSILEACKFIRAKLIKEKRDYKQKEFFGTVS
- the fliW gene encoding flagellar assembly protein FliW; its protein translation is MIVKTARFGDIEIEEEKIIKMPEGILGFPNQKRFFIMNHKDTPLKWLQSLDDPSLAFVIMNPIIFEPNYHINIPKSEVACLDIFDEKDSLVMVIISIPKDPSKMTANLQGPLVINTKKMLAKQLILSDGKYTTRHYIFPQLKKNVASDNR
- the csrA gene encoding carbon storage regulator CsrA — its product is MLVLTRKLEESIIIGEEIKITVLEIKGCQVKIGIEAPPETIVHREEVFERIKDENILAASLTPNNFNILSRLLKRK
- the flgL gene encoding flagellar hook-associated protein FlgL, with protein sequence MRVTNNLILNTILKNLNDNVVRLSKLQEQLSTGKRINKPSDDPVGMTEVLNYRSILSATDQYMRNINRANSNLGITDQALNSIDNIIIRAKEIAVAQSSGTATQQTRASSAVEVENLFKEAIQIGNTKIGNTYIFAGYKTDTVPFSSGGIYFGDSGTRQIEVGSNATVTMNVVGSEFLTKDLNPDINGDTALSDLNRGDGVNNGSFTIIDREGNSDTVTFADTSTMDINDVINNINGLAGVNVTATINSQGTGILLTDSSSSPIRRLEVQEVGSGQVAKDLGILGYGSGTTLNGDDLDPELSASTPLSLLKGGDGLTLTSIHIENGSLSSDVDLSSATTIGDVINSITSSGTNSSASISFGGTSLDVVSTNSSTTAVVTEVGSGSSAKDLGIQGAHNVLGCLDVLKEALLNNDVNAIQGTLDQLDGALDRVLSVRADVGARVNRLESTLTNFDSFKLNITDLLSKREDADLVDVITQLTSQQDVFRASLSAASQIAGISLLDFLD
- the flgK gene encoding flagellar hook-associated protein FlgK is translated as MSGIFNIFNIAREALYANQAGIQVTGNNIANVNTPGYARQRVVLEQAAPVTTGYGLIGSGVRIEGVTNIRDAYLDNQILKQRQTLGQYTALNDMMEQIELIFNESVGLGMSETISNFFNAFSDLANNPQGIPERESVKQMGLSLVSNFSQTDANLRQLRSDCNDRIRAEVLEINEIIDEIAELNGLINSTEATGDRANDYRDQRAVLLDKLAEKIDINFLENEDNQAFVFLSTGKSLVVGSDSYNLRVVTNANNSGYYDVELDIGSGTYGNITSEISDGKLAGLIEMRDTYVVNTMDKLDQLAAAIINEVNILHTMGYGLDASTGINFFDPLSSTVQEDSYNTGSGVISSVSIDQSTINRDNFEIRFTDSSTFTIYNVTDGVAVSTGNSYVSGNNITFEGITVSISGSIASGDVFILRSASNAARDISINSTITNNVEKIAAAQDSSSLPGDNTNALAIAALQDTLTLSNDTSTFEDYMASIVSDIGIQASTTSFSKEQKEAMVIQLENRREQISGVSLDEEAINLIKFQSGYEAAAKLIVTVDEMLDILVNLVR
- a CDS encoding flagellar protein FlgN, yielding MNRLFFDLLDLLKQETEQYRKLLDLLRRERNAMIRLSLEEIEGCYKLKETIILKLRIMEESRLALIDKIAGHLKISKEGITLLKISDIVKSPFSEEFKRCRKNLSSLIHDIAQMNWKNKAFIEDSLECINGHLTLLNDLINPNPVYLPSGKFNRENHFSNKILSKEA